In Zobellia roscoffensis, the following are encoded in one genomic region:
- a CDS encoding MFS transporter, producing the protein MSKKGIFFPIRYRMVFGTFILSMIVLFDRILISVAKDPVANDLGLSDKEMGWVLSIFALGYALFQTPSGYLADKYGARKILAGVVSLWSIFTALTGAVFNFSGLLVVRFLFGVGEAGAFPSMARAIFSWIPVKERGLVHGINFSGGRLGAAIALPIVAWLIDLTSWRMSFVILGALGVLWAIVWYGWYRDRPRDHKSMSENELELIEANTEKVNSDKLPLSFSKMFGSKAMWLLMGQYFSSNFTFFFCLTWLFPHLKAKYNLDIIEAGFYSSAPFFFGALGNWVSGYMVDTIYKKKKWSLSRKLPAIIGFSLAAIGLVGSVYMNDVLGAVIFISMAVFGADMTLSPSWSVCLDVGKEYSGSVSGTMNMAGNLGSFFTALAFPYLVAFTGSNTPFFFLAAALNVLAIPMWLAIKPERALKLN; encoded by the coding sequence ATGAGTAAAAAAGGCATATTTTTTCCTATACGATATCGAATGGTTTTTGGTACGTTCATTTTATCCATGATTGTACTCTTCGATAGAATTTTGATTTCCGTAGCCAAAGATCCCGTAGCCAATGACCTTGGTCTTTCGGATAAAGAAATGGGTTGGGTTTTATCAATATTCGCTTTGGGGTATGCGTTGTTTCAAACGCCATCTGGCTATCTGGCAGACAAATATGGAGCACGGAAAATATTGGCAGGAGTGGTTAGTCTGTGGTCCATTTTTACGGCATTGACCGGAGCTGTTTTTAATTTTAGTGGATTATTGGTGGTTCGGTTTCTATTTGGGGTGGGGGAAGCTGGTGCTTTTCCGAGTATGGCGCGAGCTATTTTTAGTTGGATTCCTGTTAAGGAACGTGGCCTGGTACACGGTATTAATTTTTCAGGTGGTAGATTAGGCGCGGCAATTGCTTTGCCTATTGTAGCATGGTTAATTGATCTTACCAGTTGGCGCATGAGCTTTGTAATATTAGGCGCACTAGGGGTCTTATGGGCTATTGTCTGGTATGGGTGGTATCGGGATCGCCCTAGGGACCATAAATCTATGTCGGAAAACGAGTTGGAACTAATTGAAGCCAACACAGAAAAAGTAAATTCAGATAAATTACCGTTATCGTTCTCTAAAATGTTCGGTTCCAAAGCAATGTGGTTGCTTATGGGACAGTACTTCAGCAGTAATTTTACCTTTTTCTTTTGCCTAACCTGGTTGTTTCCTCATCTGAAAGCAAAATATAATTTAGATATTATCGAAGCCGGGTTTTATTCTTCGGCACCCTTTTTTTTTGGCGCGTTGGGTAATTGGGTTTCAGGTTACATGGTAGATACAATTTATAAAAAGAAGAAATGGTCGTTGTCCAGAAAGCTTCCTGCAATTATTGGTTTCTCCTTAGCGGCAATTGGCTTGGTAGGTAGTGTATATATGAATGATGTTCTTGGAGCTGTAATTTTTATCTCCATGGCAGTTTTTGGTGCGGATATGACTTTGAGTCCTTCATGGTCCGTTTGTTTGGATGTTGGTAAGGAATATTCAGGGTCGGTTAGTGGTACAATGAATATGGCAGGAAACCTTGGTTCGTTTTTTACAGCTTTGGCATTTCCTTATTTGGTGGCTTTTACGGGTTCTAACACGCCTTTTTTCTTTCTGGCAGCCGCCTTGAACGTTCTGGCTATTCCTATGTGGCTGGCGATAAAACCAGAACGGGCTTTAAAATTGAATTAG
- a CDS encoding GlcG/HbpS family heme-binding protein has protein sequence MPKTTYKITYQEAKSLMAAASESAAKHKVPGAIAIVDNGGNLLLLESLDDTMSSAANIAIGKAATAAAFKRATIDIEAVVLAGRSPMLVLDSATSQAYVPLKGGYPIYFNNELIGAIAVAGTMDADMDEVIVLEALENKGW, from the coding sequence ATGCCTAAAACAACGTACAAAATAACATACCAAGAAGCAAAGTCTCTAATGGCGGCTGCAAGTGAATCGGCGGCTAAGCACAAAGTGCCTGGAGCCATAGCTATTGTAGATAACGGAGGGAATCTCCTTTTACTGGAAAGTCTTGATGATACTATGAGCAGTGCCGCCAATATAGCAATAGGAAAAGCAGCTACTGCTGCAGCTTTCAAAAGAGCAACAATTGATATAGAAGCTGTGGTACTTGCTGGGCGTTCGCCAATGCTAGTTTTGGATAGTGCTACTAGCCAGGCATATGTGCCACTAAAAGGGGGGTATCCCATCTATTTTAATAATGAATTGATAGGTGCAATTGCAGTAGCGGGAACCATGGATGCAGATATGGATGAGGTTATTGTTTTGGAAGCATTGGAAAATAAGGGCTGGTAA
- a CDS encoding glycoside hydrolase family 5 protein: MKLYSKMMKNGFLCVMLLITTVSYCQSSEQKKSESFTVYKGTNIAHWLSQSGRRGEERKQFFTKADVKAIAAMGFDHIRLPIDEEQMWNDDVERHDDAFELMDNCIKWCEEYNLKVIVDLHILRSHHFNAKEKPLWTEAKEQEKFFDLWRDLSKALSKYPNSLVAYELMNEAVADDNESWNKLLKNAFAAIRELEPKRTIVIGSNRWQSVDTFDALKVPENDKNILLSFHFYTPFLLSHYNASWTNLKGYEGPVHYPGVLLTEKEFNTLPKNVKPSVKRYVDVKFDKEILLELWQKPIQKAKSLGLPLYCGEFGIIEGAPKKEALAWYEDMMALFKETGIGHANWNYKSGSFGLVADDGTPYQELIDIITNKK, from the coding sequence ATGAAGCTATATAGTAAAATGATGAAAAATGGATTCCTATGTGTGATGTTACTCATCACAACTGTTTCGTATTGTCAGTCCTCAGAGCAAAAAAAGAGTGAAAGTTTCACTGTTTATAAGGGAACCAACATTGCGCATTGGTTGTCACAAAGTGGTCGTAGGGGAGAGGAACGCAAGCAGTTTTTTACAAAAGCGGATGTCAAGGCGATCGCAGCTATGGGATTTGATCATATTAGGTTGCCCATTGACGAAGAGCAAATGTGGAATGATGATGTTGAAAGGCATGATGATGCTTTTGAGCTGATGGACAATTGTATAAAATGGTGCGAGGAATATAATTTAAAGGTTATAGTGGACCTCCATATTCTTAGGTCACATCACTTTAATGCGAAAGAAAAGCCGCTGTGGACAGAAGCGAAAGAACAAGAAAAATTCTTCGATTTATGGCGCGATCTGTCAAAAGCTTTGAGCAAATACCCTAACTCCCTGGTGGCTTATGAATTAATGAACGAGGCGGTAGCTGATGATAATGAATCGTGGAATAAATTATTGAAGAATGCTTTTGCGGCTATTCGTGAGCTTGAGCCAAAACGGACTATCGTTATAGGTTCTAATAGGTGGCAGTCCGTGGATACTTTTGATGCGCTAAAAGTGCCTGAAAATGATAAGAACATTCTGCTGAGTTTTCATTTTTATACACCTTTTTTACTGAGTCACTACAATGCAAGTTGGACGAATTTAAAAGGGTATGAAGGTCCTGTGCATTATCCAGGCGTCTTGCTTACTGAAAAGGAATTCAATACCCTGCCGAAAAATGTAAAGCCTTCAGTGAAACGATATGTAGACGTAAAATTCGATAAAGAGATTTTGTTGGAATTATGGCAAAAACCGATTCAAAAAGCAAAATCCTTAGGTCTGCCGCTGTATTGTGGAGAATTTGGAATTATTGAGGGAGCACCTAAAAAAGAGGCTTTGGCATGGTATGAAGATATGATGGCCTTGTTTAAAGAAACGGGCATAGGCCACGCCAATTGGAACTACAAAAGTGGAAGCTTTGGTCTTGTAGCGGATGACGGTACACCATACCAAGAATTGATTGATATAATTACGAATAAAAAATAG
- a CDS encoding class I SAM-dependent methyltransferase produces MGKKRLISREIEFFYSRASEETRLDKGMGVFEFERIKYLIDKYLQLDSAKVVDVGGGTGKYAAWLSNKGHDVCLIDPVPKHIKKAKERASSLKNPFQVQLGEARCLNLPNNYADLVIIHGPLYHLQNKEDRIKAIKEACRIAKKGGIILGFAINYSASTLVGLFHGLLHKESYFKMCVEELTSGVHTPPEEFPWLLAEAYYHRPEELREEFETQELEYLNTHAVEGMAWLDKDYFVRMSNEEDKKTLMDLVEITENDVNLLSFSPHMMIAAKKF; encoded by the coding sequence ATGGGCAAAAAACGATTAATAAGTAGAGAAATAGAATTCTTTTATTCCAGGGCATCAGAAGAAACCAGGCTGGACAAAGGCATGGGTGTTTTTGAGTTCGAAAGGATAAAATATCTCATAGATAAATATCTTCAACTAGATTCGGCCAAAGTAGTTGATGTAGGCGGTGGTACGGGCAAGTACGCAGCGTGGTTGTCAAATAAGGGGCATGATGTGTGCTTGATAGATCCTGTTCCTAAACACATTAAGAAAGCAAAAGAAAGGGCAAGTAGTCTAAAGAATCCTTTTCAGGTTCAGTTGGGAGAAGCAAGATGTTTAAACCTGCCAAATAATTATGCAGATTTAGTAATCATTCACGGCCCTTTGTATCATTTGCAGAATAAGGAAGACCGAATAAAAGCAATAAAAGAAGCTTGTAGGATTGCGAAAAAGGGAGGGATTATTTTGGGTTTTGCTATCAACTATTCCGCATCTACCTTGGTGGGTCTATTTCACGGGTTGTTGCACAAAGAATCTTATTTTAAGATGTGCGTAGAAGAGTTAACAAGTGGAGTTCATACTCCACCAGAAGAATTTCCATGGCTTCTTGCCGAAGCCTACTATCACAGGCCAGAAGAATTGAGAGAGGAGTTTGAAACTCAAGAGTTGGAATACTTGAATACTCATGCGGTGGAGGGAATGGCTTGGTTGGATAAGGATTATTTCGTTCGCATGTCCAACGAAGAGGATAAAAAAACGCTAATGGATTTAGTAGAAATTACTGAGAATGATGTAAATCTTCTAAGTTTTAGTCCACATATGATGATAGCGGCAAAAAAGTTCTAA
- a CDS encoding sugar phosphate isomerase/epimerase family protein: protein MKQSIITAFLSKTQDRFSEYQKPTALRERLETVKKINGVTGVEIVFPYETEEASLTKALMQEMGLEFAAVNANIKKETKWVPGALSRPDADLRKGAVQLIKDAKDYAIAVGAPLVTVCPLSDGYDNLFQVDYKKGWSNMIDAFAEAADYKPEMPLFVEYKINETRVNCFLDSCAKTIVFLKEVQNAATGITIDFGHSLLAKENPAEVLAMCERSNMDYYLHTNDNDWQFDWDLIGGSRNFLHTVEFFFYAKEFGYDKYFTADASPRIFDMVGFFTEHAEMNMAIWNIVENLDRDKYRRLMHEEKHMDLMKLVRQEIYRL from the coding sequence ATGAAACAGAGTATAATTACCGCTTTTCTAAGCAAAACACAAGACCGTTTTTCAGAATACCAAAAGCCTACTGCGCTACGGGAACGATTGGAGACCGTTAAGAAGATTAATGGTGTAACGGGTGTTGAAATTGTTTTTCCATATGAGACGGAAGAGGCTTCTTTAACTAAGGCACTAATGCAAGAAATGGGATTGGAGTTTGCCGCGGTAAACGCCAATATTAAGAAGGAAACCAAATGGGTTCCTGGAGCTTTGTCTAGACCAGATGCAGACTTACGTAAAGGTGCCGTACAGTTAATAAAAGATGCTAAGGATTATGCTATTGCCGTTGGTGCGCCATTGGTTACAGTTTGTCCATTATCCGATGGATATGATAATCTTTTTCAAGTAGATTATAAAAAGGGGTGGTCAAATATGATTGATGCCTTTGCCGAAGCTGCAGATTACAAACCAGAGATGCCATTGTTCGTAGAATATAAAATTAATGAGACGCGAGTGAACTGTTTTCTGGATAGTTGTGCTAAGACCATCGTGTTTTTAAAAGAGGTTCAAAATGCGGCTACGGGTATTACCATAGATTTTGGTCATTCACTTTTAGCAAAAGAAAATCCGGCTGAAGTACTTGCCATGTGTGAGCGTTCAAATATGGATTATTACTTGCACACCAATGATAATGATTGGCAATTTGATTGGGATTTGATAGGCGGTTCTAGAAACTTTTTGCATACCGTAGAATTTTTCTTTTACGCCAAAGAATTTGGTTATGACAAGTATTTTACGGCAGATGCTTCGCCCCGTATTTTTGATATGGTTGGCTTTTTTACGGAACATGCAGAAATGAATATGGCCATTTGGAATATTGTAGAGAACCTAGATCGAGATAAATATAGAAGGCTCATGCATGAAGAAAAACATATGGATCTTATGAAATTGGTGCGCCAGGAAATATACAGACTTTAA
- a CDS encoding GNAT family N-acetyltransferase, with product MIDLEEQLKNPVWYSLKETHKNFAVELNGVQFYNPDVCTFGSFFDESKTAKAADEYVKTSDHFFFVSADQTPVIDETKVIFEKKIDGCQMVLNTLPDVSITENIVLLDKSFMDEIYDLVWLVMPGYYKKRTFEMGKYFGIFKNGKLVSITGQRMQTNHLIEVSAVVTHPEYTRQGLAKQLIAHTTKEILRENKTPILHTNKGNPAIALYEKLGYELTRDMNWWLYRKK from the coding sequence ATGATAGATTTGGAGGAACAATTAAAAAATCCGGTTTGGTATTCCTTAAAGGAGACCCATAAAAACTTCGCTGTTGAATTGAATGGAGTTCAATTTTATAACCCCGATGTGTGCACTTTTGGTTCTTTTTTTGATGAATCAAAGACAGCTAAAGCTGCTGATGAGTATGTGAAAACTTCGGATCATTTCTTCTTTGTTTCAGCCGATCAAACTCCTGTAATAGATGAAACCAAAGTTATCTTTGAGAAAAAGATTGATGGCTGTCAAATGGTTTTAAATACGTTGCCAGACGTTTCAATAACAGAAAACATTGTCTTGCTAGATAAGAGTTTTATGGATGAAATTTATGATTTAGTCTGGTTGGTTATGCCTGGGTACTACAAGAAAAGAACCTTTGAAATGGGGAAGTACTTTGGCATATTTAAGAATGGTAAGTTGGTTTCAATCACAGGGCAACGCATGCAGACCAATCATTTAATAGAAGTTAGTGCAGTGGTTACTCACCCCGAGTATACCAGACAAGGACTGGCCAAACAGTTGATAGCGCATACTACAAAGGAAATTCTCAGAGAGAACAAAACGCCTATTTTGCACACAAATAAAGGTAATCCGGCAATTGCTCTCTACGAGAAATTAGGATATGAGCTAACAAGAGATATGAACTGGTGGTTGTATCGCAAAAAATAA
- a CDS encoding GntR family transcriptional regulator, producing MRKIANNELSDQAYKTVRAMIMSKELMPGQKIVQDKLAEDLGISRTPLRTALQMLEGEGLIESVPRKGVIVKEFTDKEIVEIYECRAAMEGVAIRLFTERASNEEINALRSMFQPFLKGKIDLEYYKKVDAQFHEAILKGSKNEYLHRLFRQGNLLVSMDAIGLLRFPDETLSEHINIIDAIEKRDADLAESLAKLHLDKTKQLILKRMNE from the coding sequence ATGAGAAAAATTGCCAACAACGAATTGAGTGATCAGGCCTATAAAACGGTCAGAGCCATGATTATGTCAAAAGAACTGATGCCCGGTCAAAAAATAGTGCAAGACAAGCTTGCGGAAGATTTGGGTATCAGTAGGACGCCTCTAAGAACGGCACTTCAAATGTTGGAAGGTGAGGGACTTATTGAGTCCGTTCCTCGTAAAGGTGTTATTGTAAAAGAATTTACAGATAAGGAAATTGTTGAAATCTACGAATGTAGAGCAGCCATGGAAGGTGTTGCTATTAGACTATTTACGGAAAGAGCGAGCAATGAAGAAATCAATGCCCTTAGAAGTATGTTTCAACCTTTTTTAAAAGGGAAAATAGATTTGGAATACTACAAAAAAGTTGATGCCCAATTTCATGAGGCAATTTTAAAGGGAAGTAAAAATGAATATTTACACCGCCTATTTAGGCAGGGTAATCTTTTGGTGAGTATGGATGCTATTGGTCTTCTGAGGTTTCCAGATGAAACACTTTCGGAACATATAAATATTATTGATGCTATTGAAAAAAGAGATGCAGATTTGGCGGAATCTTTAGCAAAGCTGCACTTGGATAAGACAAAGCAACTCATCTTAAAAAGAATGAATGAGTAA
- a CDS encoding Fur family transcriptional regulator yields MKRRNTVTKEAVLSVLNASGKAMSQQAIEKEIGVDINRATIYRVLNRYCDDGIVHKIIADDGRQYFAICIKCDEKKQPLHHFHFRCTQCETIECLPVPVTFSLPKSYTLEGVNCVLTGVCKDCAK; encoded by the coding sequence ATGAAAAGAAGAAATACCGTTACCAAAGAAGCTGTGCTTTCCGTCTTAAATGCGTCTGGCAAAGCCATGAGTCAACAAGCAATTGAGAAGGAAATTGGAGTTGATATTAATAGGGCTACTATTTATAGAGTTCTAAACCGATATTGTGATGATGGTATTGTACATAAAATTATTGCAGACGATGGTAGGCAGTATTTTGCTATTTGTATAAAGTGCGACGAAAAAAAGCAACCTTTACATCACTTTCACTTTCGTTGTACGCAATGTGAGACCATTGAATGTTTGCCTGTGCCGGTTACGTTTTCGCTGCCCAAGAGCTATACTTTAGAAGGGGTTAACTGTGTTCTTACCGGGGTTTGTAAAGATTGTGCCAAGTAG
- a CDS encoding NAD(P)/FAD-dependent oxidoreductase, protein MFPMVVTHLKKDNAMTKDYDVIIIGGSYAGLSAAMALGRSLRNVLIIDSGLPCNRQTPHSHNFITQDGSTPAGISQKAKSQVLKYDTVSFIEDKAIKGRKEEGGFYVLTESGKEFKAKKLVIATGIKDIMPSVKGFSECWGISVVHCPYCHGYEIRNKKTAIIANGEVAFHLAPLVSNLTDNLSVLTNGKADFTPEELLKLKEHNIHIIEKEITEIEHENGFMKNVVFDDSSTMHFEAAYGPLPFQQNLDIPEFIGCELTEQGYIQVDMMQKTTVDGVFACGDNSIRMRSLAIAVSAGAIVGAVANMELSKEEF, encoded by the coding sequence ATGTTTCCTATGGTAGTAACTCATTTAAAAAAAGATAATGCTATGACAAAAGATTACGATGTAATAATTATAGGGGGTAGCTATGCCGGTCTATCTGCGGCCATGGCGTTGGGACGTTCTTTGCGCAATGTTTTAATTATAGATAGTGGGTTACCGTGTAACAGGCAAACGCCGCACTCGCATAATTTTATAACACAAGATGGTTCAACTCCGGCTGGAATTTCGCAAAAAGCAAAATCGCAAGTCTTAAAATATGACACGGTCAGCTTTATTGAAGACAAAGCAATTAAGGGCAGAAAAGAAGAGGGTGGTTTTTATGTTCTTACCGAATCAGGAAAAGAATTTAAAGCTAAGAAATTGGTAATTGCCACCGGAATTAAAGATATAATGCCGTCCGTTAAAGGGTTTTCTGAATGTTGGGGTATTTCCGTAGTTCATTGTCCTTATTGTCACGGGTATGAAATAAGAAACAAAAAAACGGCAATCATTGCCAATGGCGAAGTCGCATTTCACCTGGCTCCTTTGGTAAGTAACCTCACAGATAACCTTAGTGTTTTAACCAATGGAAAAGCAGACTTTACTCCGGAAGAGCTGTTGAAATTGAAAGAACATAATATTCATATCATTGAAAAGGAAATTACAGAGATTGAACATGAAAATGGATTCATGAAAAATGTAGTTTTTGATGATAGCAGTACAATGCATTTTGAGGCGGCGTATGGGCCGCTTCCATTTCAGCAAAATCTAGATATACCGGAGTTTATAGGTTGCGAACTTACGGAGCAAGGTTATATTCAGGTAGATATGATGCAAAAAACTACTGTAGATGGTGTGTTTGCATGTGGAGACAACAGCATAAGAATGCGTTCTTTGGCAATTGCGGTATCCGCTGGAGCTATAGTTGGCGCAGTGGCGAATATGGAGCTGTCCAAAGAGGAATTCTAG
- a CDS encoding DUF5995 family protein, which translates to MQEVLIQLDEIIDNAIANNDRIGYFAFLYRRVTAEILNEVQLGNFEDNARMETFDVAFANYYIDAYNGYTTNQPISKSWQFAFDAKNDPLTILQHIMLGINTHINLDLGLAASAVMQGKEIIDIENDFNTVNTILGNIVNEMQDRLSRVSPLLFLLDLAGENSDEKIINFSMGRAREVSWRNANLLWSLGVDHQGEAIDTMDLVVLKLGECIKSPKSKVIGFVLKCIGRFEEKNVGKVISTLREN; encoded by the coding sequence ATACAAGAAGTCCTAATTCAATTGGACGAAATCATAGATAATGCCATCGCCAACAATGACCGCATAGGATATTTTGCTTTTTTGTATAGAAGGGTCACTGCTGAAATTCTGAATGAGGTACAATTAGGGAATTTTGAGGATAACGCCCGAATGGAAACTTTTGATGTTGCCTTTGCCAACTACTATATAGATGCATACAACGGTTATACAACAAACCAACCAATCAGTAAATCTTGGCAGTTTGCATTTGATGCCAAAAACGACCCACTAACCATTCTACAACATATCATGTTAGGTATCAATACCCACATTAATCTTGATTTGGGTTTAGCAGCAAGTGCTGTAATGCAAGGCAAAGAAATAATTGATATAGAAAATGATTTTAATACAGTAAATACCATTCTTGGTAACATTGTCAATGAAATGCAAGACCGCCTTAGCCGGGTATCTCCATTATTATTTTTATTAGATCTGGCAGGGGAAAATTCAGATGAGAAAATCATTAATTTTAGTATGGGCAGGGCCAGAGAGGTATCATGGCGTAATGCTAATTTACTATGGAGTTTGGGAGTTGACCATCAAGGAGAAGCTATTGATACTATGGATTTAGTAGTTCTGAAGCTAGGGGAGTGTATAAAATCGCCTAAATCCAAGGTAATTGGTTTTGTGCTAAAATGTATAGGTAGGTTTGAAGAAAAAAATGTAGGAAAGGTCATTTCAACCTTAAGGGAAAACTGA
- a CDS encoding cupin domain-containing protein, translating into MIKYDEFKEVCKKSLEMIEAAGLLLTPADRDKITAADFGLSHIKEEGIQILTMFQTGRIAGKILILLPFQTEPEHWHPTVGDDAGKEEVIRAISGELYFYIPGENNMKKGFIVEGKEDCYTMRNEVIMKPGDQLELPAGTKHWFQAGAQGAVMYSFSTTVTDLNDQFTDPSIVRDTVIEKEPNTL; encoded by the coding sequence ATGATAAAATACGATGAATTTAAAGAGGTCTGTAAAAAATCACTAGAGATGATTGAAGCTGCAGGTCTATTGTTAACTCCCGCAGATAGAGATAAGATTACGGCTGCTGATTTTGGTTTGAGTCATATTAAAGAAGAAGGAATTCAAATTTTAACCATGTTTCAGACAGGACGAATAGCAGGAAAGATTTTGATATTGCTTCCTTTTCAAACAGAGCCAGAACATTGGCATCCTACAGTAGGAGATGATGCAGGTAAAGAAGAGGTTATCAGGGCTATCAGTGGTGAGCTTTATTTTTACATCCCTGGGGAAAACAATATGAAAAAAGGCTTCATAGTAGAAGGTAAGGAAGATTGTTACACCATGCGAAATGAGGTGATTATGAAACCGGGAGATCAATTGGAGCTTCCAGCAGGAACAAAACATTGGTTTCAAGCTGGGGCTCAGGGTGCGGTAATGTATTCTTTTTCTACTACCGTAACAGATTTGAACGACCAATTTACAGACCCTAGTATAGTTCGGGATACTGTAATCGAAAAAGAACCGAATACCCTATAA
- a CDS encoding flavodoxin family protein, with translation MKKTDFSTLKAIFINCTLKKSPSKSHTRNLIDVSAKIMKSEGVDVEILRLADFDIPVGVQPDMTKEGYDKDDWPEIYKKVMAADILVIGTPIWLGERSSVATKLIERLYAMSGYQNDKGQYVYYGKAGGCIITGNEDGVKHCSMGILYALQHLGYSIPPQADAGWIGKVGPGPSYGDTEWGGEKIEPPVGFDSEFTNRNTTFMSYNLMHLAKMLKDNGGYPSYGNSRKDWDDGTRWNFENPEYR, from the coding sequence ATGAAAAAGACAGATTTTAGTACGTTAAAAGCAATATTCATCAATTGTACCTTAAAAAAATCACCATCTAAAAGTCACACACGTAATTTAATCGATGTGTCGGCTAAGATTATGAAATCGGAAGGAGTTGATGTAGAGATTTTACGACTTGCAGATTTTGACATACCCGTTGGTGTGCAACCAGATATGACCAAAGAAGGATATGATAAAGATGATTGGCCAGAAATTTATAAAAAGGTAATGGCAGCGGATATATTGGTGATAGGTACGCCTATTTGGTTGGGTGAACGTTCATCGGTAGCTACAAAACTCATTGAACGATTATACGCTATGAGCGGGTACCAAAATGATAAGGGGCAATACGTGTATTATGGCAAAGCGGGTGGTTGTATTATTACCGGTAATGAAGATGGAGTTAAACATTGTTCTATGGGAATATTATATGCCTTACAACACTTGGGTTATAGTATACCACCACAGGCAGATGCAGGTTGGATAGGGAAAGTTGGACCCGGACCCAGTTATGGAGATACGGAATGGGGTGGCGAAAAAATTGAGCCACCAGTAGGTTTTGATTCAGAATTTACGAATCGTAACACCACTTTTATGTCATACAATCTAATGCATTTGGCTAAAATGTTGAAGGATAACGGAGGATATCCGTCTTACGGAAATTCAAGAAAAGATTGGGATGACGGCACACGTTGGAATTTCGAAAATCCGGAGTATAGATAG
- a CDS encoding arylamine N-acetyltransferase family protein: MNAQAYLNRIDFQDTITIKKSVLFKLQKQHLLNIPFENLDIHYGRNIRLSIMDMYQKVVVEKRGGFCYELNGLFCDFLKQIGFNAKLISARVHTKEAHYSPEYDHLAILVQLDNHDFLVDVGFGKFSLEPLKLEIGQRILDKYGQFQFDKYDANYFRINEVKNNKLIPQYIFRNEERNLSEFAERCMFHQTSENSHFTKKKLISIAKKEGRITLNNSQLKITRMGVEEQVDFEENEFDAKLKQHFDIEIG; this comes from the coding sequence ATGAACGCACAGGCCTATTTAAATAGAATAGATTTTCAAGATACAATTACCATTAAAAAAAGTGTTCTTTTCAAACTTCAAAAACAACACCTGCTTAATATTCCATTTGAAAATTTAGACATACATTATGGAAGAAATATAAGGCTTTCAATAATGGATATGTATCAAAAGGTAGTTGTTGAAAAACGTGGAGGATTTTGCTATGAACTCAATGGGCTTTTTTGTGATTTCTTAAAACAAATAGGCTTTAATGCAAAACTGATTTCAGCACGGGTTCATACAAAAGAGGCACATTACAGTCCAGAATACGACCATTTAGCAATACTAGTACAATTAGATAATCATGATTTTTTAGTTGATGTGGGTTTTGGTAAATTTTCATTAGAACCATTGAAACTTGAAATTGGTCAGCGGATATTAGATAAATATGGGCAATTTCAATTTGACAAATACGATGCTAATTATTTCCGTATAAATGAAGTGAAAAACAATAAGCTAATTCCTCAATATATATTTAGAAATGAAGAGCGAAATCTTTCCGAATTTGCCGAAAGGTGTATGTTTCATCAGACAAGTGAAAACTCGCATTTTACAAAGAAGAAGCTAATTTCAATTGCAAAAAAAGAAGGAAGAATTACGCTAAATAATTCTCAATTGAAAATTACTCGCATGGGAGTCGAGGAGCAAGTAGATTTTGAAGAAAATGAGTTTGATGCCAAATTGAAACAACATTTTGATATAGAAATAGGGTAA
- a CDS encoding DUF6789 family protein, translated as MKNELPKLVLAGILGTVVMTIIMLVAPHMGMPEMAPWKLLAGAMNLPITVGWVLHFLMGILFALGYGYVFAPKVNISNLFLKGIAFGIVALIMAQIGMKVMGVLFEMPPMDGSMPMRLVAMSIGHIVFGVVTVKTIGK; from the coding sequence ATGAAAAATGAATTACCAAAATTGGTGTTAGCAGGAATTTTAGGAACAGTAGTAATGACCATAATAATGTTGGTAGCACCACATATGGGCATGCCCGAAATGGCACCATGGAAATTATTGGCAGGCGCTATGAACTTACCCATAACAGTAGGTTGGGTGTTACATTTTCTTATGGGAATTCTATTTGCTTTAGGGTATGGTTATGTATTTGCTCCTAAAGTCAACATCTCTAATCTTTTCTTGAAAGGAATTGCCTTTGGTATCGTAGCACTTATTATGGCACAGATTGGTATGAAGGTAATGGGAGTGCTATTTGAAATGCCACCAATGGATGGTTCTATGCCAATGAGATTAGTGGCGATGTCAATTGGTCACATAGTATTTGGTGTGGTTACTGTAAAAACTATAGGAAAATAA